CTGGTGCAGCAGCCAACTTTGCTTGTTCAAAGTAGGAACATTTATATAAGGAAATTATGAAGAACTACCATGTTTTACCATTTGCTGTAGAAACTTTCGGCACTTTCCAGTGAACCAGCAAAGTCATTTTTTAActaattataattataatttaactttttaatttttttccaattctAAATATGGAACTGTTCacgcaaaatcttttttcgttcaaaagaTAAGATTGGCAATTCAACGTGGAAACGTCGCAGCAATTACAGGAACGATtcctcaaaattctaaaatcaatgaaattttttatttacgcggcCAAGAGATAAACTCCTCATGATCACCGATTGTACAAGTCTATCATTGTAAATAGAGGCATTTGGTCATTATTAAGGAAGGAAAGTTAAGGGTACCGAGGATACCGAAATTCTAATGGTGTGGTGACTGGCCTATCCAGTTGTATCAAAGTGAGTTTCCGAATGTTGCGTGTTGCTGAAAGTTTGGTCCATTGTAcattaaaactttaaaacgaTACTATAGATTCAGAGACGTCACTAAAAGCCGTTTCACGATCAATACCAAGTTCAGCCTGGACCACCGGCTTGACGTGAATTCCGAActacgcctcgaagtatgcaaatactctcaaagaaaataaagatttcttaattgatatctcgcctaaatgtggGCTAGACAAATTCAATCAGCCTAttttctggattttttttaaataattgcgagttttcaaaaactttggtaatttctgaggatttttaagaatttcagGAACTTCAagagtatatagaagagaaacgggcaaggtAGGTTTAGTCCCAAAAACACCGAGAATTCTTAAAATCcttgaattttttgatttttttttaatttttgagatttttgaaaatttttgacttttttgaaattttttgaagattttgtcaatttttgaatttctttaaattttcacaaatttttgaattttgagtaGTTGCAAGAATTTAAAGGttttaaattcatcaaatgcttcaaaattctcaaaattattaatttgcaaattttcatgaatttcgagaattttccagaataaatttcacgaaaatgtACCCTGCTTCAACGACGAGCTCCTGCTCTCACCATACTTATATAACGACGAATCtacaaaatttccaaactttttttctacaaTTAAATTCCGCATGTGCTCATAAATTATAACAAGCGtaacgtatatatatatattccgTTTAACGTCAATGCTGCTACATAAGTTCTTATACCAAGACACAATCAATATCCACATTCATATATCATACAATGAACATAAGATTTATTTTACGtaatctttttttattgtgtgtgcaacaaaaataatttatatctAAAAACTGACCATTGTAGCACGACCATGGCCAAATACAAAATATATCCAACATTCCCCTTTGATGAGAACTATAGCCCTTCGCCCTTTGAACCACACAccaatcaaataaaatcaatttaacaaCTATCGACTGTCTACCCGAATTTCCATCGCTCACGGGGCTACACTCAATCACCGAAATTGTTTCTTTTGCcatattttcaacgaaaaaattaGTTATCAACGAATCAACGAATCACCTTATCAGAGACAACATTTCGCCAGGTTCACGTATTCGATAGCTCTTTGGTCCTATATTCGTGTTTCAACTAACTGAATTATGTGTCTAACCTTCTCAGTCCGATGGACCAGCATTAGTTAggaattacaaaaaatgtcgTGAAAGGTTTAATCTTTTCGGGTTGcgtgaaaaaacgtttttttatgaACTTCATTGACCATGGTCCATGTGGTCTCCATGTTGACAAAGGTCTCAACCATCATCTGTCCACATGGGATGggctatttttggaaaaagttttccataattttccatttttttttcttttttgttaatttatgaAGTTGTTCAATCCCCATGCGATATACACGATATGCCATTAGTAACGCATTTGGAATCCACATTGTGGATTGAATAAGGggaattggattgtaattgtaacTTCTTATTTTTCATCGGCTGTAAATTtagcaaagatttttttggaaaaaattcggaaaaatgcgggaaaatatttttctaaaagaagTCCTTACCTGTCCTAAcgtatttttggtaatttaattCCTTAAAGTTCTTCGAAATTCCTAAAAatcctttaaattttttttttaatttcaacaaattttactgaatgaaattaataaaaatatgcTCTGCAATCTACACATGTCCAAAACCTCGCACTCTATTTAAATTCGAAGAAAATCAGAATTCGCCAATTCAGTCTGCACCGCACAATTCTCATGCAATCACATCCAAATGTCCTGgatacaatttttgttattaataaAGTATTTTGCGTGAATGCAGACgttgattgaaatttttaaccGTATACTGTGTGAaaggagatttttttttcagttccaTGTTATTTATGACctttaaaattataataatgGGTGCTCCCAATCGATACACATTAAACTATTGTTGACATTTGACCGTTGGTCACATATAAGGTTTACGGAAAGAAAGGaacagagagagagaaaaaaagtcACCCTGACCGGCGACACCTATTCTATTGTCTGAATTTGACCCGCATCTGTCACGAAGGGCGATTTTATTTtggtaacaaacattttcatcgaatgatggtaaataacaataaattatcgaaaaattcattatATTGTTGCTATTATGCTGTACGCCGCTTTGGTCATATAACGATTGCAACGTTCATACAATATTCGATACggattttctttaaatgaaaTGCTAATCTCCTCCGTTATATCATTGGATGGCCGAtgcatttatataaattttcggtcgaaaataaaatgctCTCAATTTCCattattcaatgaaaaataacatttttcattccatttcaaattaaaagtaaCGCATTCTCGAATTCGCAttgtaaaaattgttcgatttccaaaaattcgtACACAATACACACTACGTACAATAGACAAAATTGTTCATGATTGGGTTCGGTATAAGATAAGTTGAGATTTCGGTTCCGAATCCCTTCATAGTTAAAAAAGCGGGAAAAATGTCTTCGGGTCATTTGTGAAAGGTAATATTTCGCCTCGGGAAATGTGTTATTACCTCAATGGTAAAGGTTCAGAACAGGTCATGCAAGTTCAGGTCATGCAAAATCAACTCAATCGTTTATAGATGATCGCGTAGACAATAGATCGAATTTAGCATGAGATTTAGTTAACCGCTACAGCTTTCCATTGAACATTATACGGTTCTGTGTCGTCAACGTATTTAAGGTTTAATTAcaaattatacgaaatatcgctgtaaagaaaattgaagaaatatatttatagtcGAATCATCTGACAATGTGTGACGCACCTAATGAAATGGTaacttatttttaataatcaatttttttgaatcaaTTGTTTACACTATCTTCATAATCCGCCATTTGTGACGTGTCAAAGCTGTGGGCATCACCTTcgccgatatcagttcttttgtaagtggacaAGGAGACTTGCGTCACTCTTCCACTGTAAGCGGTTTTTTGTGCGATCTATTTATTCTGCATAATCGGACTGGGCttcaaacagaaaacatttggaaaaactttttcttccaTTTCATCACTTCAGTCCATTTTCAAGTATATAGCGAGTAGCCGTTCTTTGTAGACAATACGACCGTTCAATTGAActaattaattgaataaataGGTAATCGCCAAAATTAAGTAATCATTAAAGGTTAGACTGATGTTGACCTTTATAAGACATCCCTGTCCATCATGTAGTTGAAGGTCGCAGTTCGCATAGAGCACACAATTTGATACTTCCATATGATGAAGGTAATTTTACGTAAAGTAAGAGTTATTGAAGAATGTAACTTGTAACTTTTGAAATATAGtagaatagtatttttcgctATGAGTGataaaaagtggaattttatAGAACTAATCGTAACAAGACGAATGACGACTAGTACTGAAAGATCCATTTCAAGAGTAAACATGCTTTCAGgtgtcaaaaataaatttccaccTTCATGGTCgttcttttcatcgaatttcgTGAACTTTCGACCTCCTGAGCATGTACTATTACAGTGTTGTGTACGGTACAAATAAATCATGCATGCTACTCATTGAGTCATACAATTTTGTTCCATCCATTACAACGTTTTAAAAAATTGGACTGATGAGAAACTCGTTAAGACGATCTTATCTTTCTCGATGACTTCTAAGCCTACCCTACGTTAATTAGCTTATCTAAAGTGCCATAATTACCATACACGCCCAGTCAAAATTACAGTCTGGCTTCATATTTATGGTCTTGTGCTCAGAAACAAACAAGCATTGTAATCTGTAAAATATAGAGAAATGATGGAAGGGTGTGAGGAAAAAACAGGTAATACTGATTGTCGTCTTGACTATATTaccagtgccggactggccctatgggcgtttgggcgattcccgaagggccttttgatttttgtatggataaatgACGACGAAtggctttttgaaaaatttctccatacaacgcccgaagggcttttttgagccagtccggcactgtaTATTACTTTATATTACACACAACGGTTACAAACACCAAATTGCagcaaaaatatccaaaagcaGATACGGTTGTGACGAATATGATAATGGAACGTACGCCAACGTAGGCATTTTTacatgcaaatatttttctttaaaccaATCAAAAAACCGAAATGTTTCTAACGGTTCGCCTGGTTCGCATACGAAACGAAATTCCAATGTAacgtaattgaaaaataaaaattgataaataatCTCAATTTCTTTTCAGAACTAAGCGATTTTGCGTGTAAATGTTCAGTTCAAGGCATCataatgtaattttgatgagTTTTCGGACGAATTCGCAAAACTATTATATGAGTTTATGCTGAATAATATGCACCGGAACAGCACACattttcaaatccaattttatGAACAACATTCGCAATTATGTGATTGTGATTCACTTGAAATTAACAACTGATGAGTCTCTTCTACCATTTGATCATacatatttaaaatgaatgacGTTGTTAGGACGACGTTTTTCTGACCCACCCATCCCACAAAAATGTTCAGACCTTCACATAGAAATCCCTCATCCGCTCAAAGAGCGACATAATTTATAAATCCTCCTTACTCGCCTTTCGTAATACTGAAAAACGTGTTTTGATCGTTTCTGCGTCTTATATGGTACTTGTTACCTGCGTAATTACTTTGATTGTTGTTTTGAGGATGGGATTATTACTTGTTATCTTTGGCGTGCACCCCTCGAAACAACACATTTTCGAACAAAGTTCGTTATTTACCTACTGTATACAAGTTTaggtaaattttgttttatttcacgGATGAAAAGCTTTATCGCACGTATTTGTATACCTAAAATATATCGATCTGTGGAGAACTGATGACAATTGCTTCTCGTCCGATTACCAATAGTTCTTTACGCAAAAAAGTGAATCATTGGATGTACATTGTAGTTGTAAGTATgttaccaacgcacttcaagcaaaagtggtactctaagtAGGgaactgaaacttgacagtgctccatacaaaattttacactgtaaaaagagtggaaataaaatttcatacaaaatggtACTCTATTTGTCAGATGTcaatcgaagcacttttgcttggagtgcgttgataTTACGtgtgaaacaaacattttacttcTGATAAGTAGTTTGTACATCTTACACGTAGATTTTTACGTGTAACATTTACAATTTACGGATAAGTGAAGCATTAGTCTCTTTATTTCACTCATCGAATTGACAAAATAACAGCCTAGCTCCAGTATGCTTCTTCGTTGGTGAAGTGAAGATAAGACCAAATGGCACACTCATCCGTAAATTATATATGTTACGCCTAAAATTCTATGTGTTAGATGTACAAAGTACGTAGCAGAAGTAAAATGTGTGTTTCATACGTACAATGCCAACGTCTCCAATGTACATAGgaagtttcactttttctaggCTTGATGTTCTTACTATTCCACAATTTTAAGTAGTAGTAGGCTTTGGGAACAATGGGTGAGTCAGCTGCCAGAGAAGAAATTCGTtcgattcggttttctttcgtttacattttttcagtacatttttcaaccattttcctatcaatacgttcctcaacatctgccacttgtgaagcaaatttcttgtggtaaaattttctttcacaaattttttgagtcaattttttgttgataaaacttttgcgtacgacgcacaatgcggacaatgcgtcaccctcagagatatcagttattttgtaagtaagataaaggacttgcgtcacatttaccctttatgGGTTTTTGACCGATAAGTATGtaatttcgacaacatcaaaaaaccttatggaaattaaaaaaattctagataaatcagtctgaatcccaaaatctagaaaccaatcttggtcaacctcacttatgtcgaaaataacccaaatccatcgaaaaatccgatggaagttagaaagtgctagaggaatcatctgtcatcccaaaatttaggaaccaaccttggagcACCTCACTCTTGTCGAAAATAaaccaaatccatcaaaaagttTGATGGAAagtaggaagtgccagaggaatcatctgtcatcccaaaatttaggaaccaaccttggaacaccttactcatgtcgaatataaccaaaatccatcgaaaaatccgatggaagttaggaagtgccagaggaatcatctgtcatcccaaaatttaggaaccaaccttggaacatcaaactcatgtcgaaaataacccaaatccataaaaaaatccaatggaagttaggtagcaCCAGAGGAATCTCctgtcattccaaaatttaggaaccgacctagtggaagttaatacTCAATGATCCCCTAGAAGAAatacatcccaaaacaacacacaccattcaccacattaccatcaatatcatgcaacaaaatatacaactcacacacacatacaaattggcttttatatggcatttgtatggagactttggggagctccagctaccaagatatgggttttttccaacttttgaaaattccattcttatttttgggccattattagcttacaaccaaaatttcaggaaaatctatagaaacgtttgggagttgctggatccacttttccataggaactaactaactaactaactaactaagtaacgtaggcgattttcattatatgaaaaaacgaaattttgcttattttcatacaaacatcaatatttgaaAGTTGAATATCTCgaccaattttgaagctgcagtaacgtgtgatatcTCGTTGAGCTCGTATTGATGCCTAGATTCCAAATATTTtggggtcgttggagttaaagGTGAGAactcaaaaagttgctgtaaatatgttcCGCTttcctcaaaaaatttttgttaaaacatttttggtagtggacttgcgacacttccgcttactaacgtgcgggcatgattctGTTTACTTAGTATGTGCACAGAAACACGAAAtttaaccaaaatttaatttggatAGTTTATGGTTGATTTTCTTAGACTTGAGTTGGTCGTAACTTTAAACAAGTTTTGTTGTGTTCACTTGAACCAGGTCCTATTTTAGGTAATTACCAGATTACCAGATTTAAGGAAAGtaacaaaatttaccaaaaattatcgaaaattaaaattaccaaaaaaagacCCTGGCTTGAACTATCGTTGTAGACTCAGTTTTTAACTACTGAAATTCGAGCACAGGCACTTGAGGTTTTCACTGGGAGAAAGGGAAAGAATAATGATTCGACGAGACAAAATTTCTGGAGCaggaattttcattgaaacttAAACCGTTCTACTGACGGGTGAAGCACAATTTGAATGATTGGTAGGAATAGAGAAGAAaaggggccattcataaattacgcacGCATCAAAGGGTGAGGTGATGGGCtcgaaaatcatttgaaaacgaGAGATGGAGGGGTGTTCATACTAAAAGCGTACACAGTCGTCGGAGGAACGGGACAGAAAAGTAATTGTCAGTGTATATGGTGTACACCGTCACTAATCCCCGTGGATTAGTGACGACGCTTTaatccaaggctgtatactttggggaggtcacgcagatcgccattttattagatacgcgggaacacaccttttccatacaaacaaattcaccaaaattgaatttgtatggcgtggtgaattttttgtatgaaacgtggtgtgtaacccgcgtatctgcatctgcgtgacctccccaaagtatacagccttggctTTAATCACCGATGATTTTAGTGACGTCAGTAATCTCTAGTGATTTGTGACGTCTTCCTAAAAAAAATAGGTAACGGGCGTGAGTAATTCATGAATGGTttctagagcctaatattttggaatcgtttttgagaatttttgggaatttagggaatttttgggaatttttgggagtTTTTGGGagttttgggaattaattcccaaaaattccctaaaattcccaaaaaatttcttttctttgcatttttataattaaatgctcgtaaaagatcaggaaaagttcaaaaacctttaaaaactatgaacaagcaaaaaaaaaatttggattttttttggaattttagtgaactttTGAGAATTGGTTCCCAAATATTATGCTCTGAAGGATATAATTCTCGtcgatgtactcgcaccagccagggcgtatactctacttgtaggtctctccaaagccgacattagtacaacaccacaataatttaagagcaatctacactccgaccccctatgaaatacatttttgatgataactttttattcgaattatttttgaaaaaagtggcctcatcgtttggtgccagAGAACATATAAGgtttcgatagccactggaattgtccagattgatgcgaaaaatctcaaaactcctaaaatttgtgtttttatgatatattttgaacttttgagttttctcgacGTAGACTGCAtcaatttttacaataaaccgcgagcgttagtccatattatttttatttcaatgaacacatcaaaaacacactgaaaatgtatattgatattggaaaagtggaatttgaaatttttaatttcagtttaaaaagccgctccaattttcaaaaaatcgctcgcttgaaaaaaaaaacaatttcgtgacttaacaaattgggatgttttatttgttgacagtTTTTTTCAATTGTGATCACCGAGATAACCAGAAAACCAacactaacaaacaaaatattcctatCAGCTGACAGATACCTAATATCCCATTTCGATTCTTTAGAGTTTCCGTACGTGAGTTCATCATggcagtgatttttttaattaatttctataaaaaaatataaaaagtgtttataacaaaaataaacttttattaaaaaaggctcgcggtttattctggtggctatcgaaactttatatgttgtggcaccaaacgatgaaaccaatttttttcaaaaaatattctaataagaagttatcatcgaaaatgtttttcatagaaggtcggagtgtagattgcccttaaaataattatttttgagttatagCCGAAAAAgggttttcggtaccctctgacatgccctttgaacactttaaccgaaaatttaaaaaaatgttcgaaaaaaatgaaagatacgattctctagaattgaagacgaatctatcactcattaaaatcggagaccacttGTTCCCCTATAACCATCACCtccagttttggcgatatgccgcttaagctcaatttactcaatatattatattcaatatgttcggaaatattttttgttttttttttgttggaatttttgggaattttagggaattttcgggaatttttgggaatttagggaatttttgggaatttttgggaattttgggaatttagagaattaattcccaaatattaggctctgggTTTCTAATTAGATTTTCGCTGTCCTAGAATATTTGTTCGCTTACCGTAACAGCATAACGACTTGCGTCCCAActccaataaaaattcattttgattcaaACAGCGCAAcgtcaattttctttaatttgtcGACACGCACAACCAGTTCTTCCGCAATTCAAAATAAGTTTGGTGAAACGTACAATGCGAACTGTCTTCAAACGGAATATGCCAGCCACCCTCATCCACTTGCTGTGCATTCATATCGAAATCTATCCGATCTTCAAATCCAACACGTCCACCATCGTTGACGAATTTGACCATGTACTGATGTTGCTGTTGCCATCGCCGGAAgactattttcaatttgtcatCCATTTTGAAGGCATGATCTCGGATTAGGTCACGTGTCACGAAATCTGTGTTGGGACCGCTTTTCAGAGCCGAATATAGGAAAAATGGATCGTCTGTTGATCTGGAAAGAATTTATCGTTCAAATCCGACATGAATCCGATCAGAAGGTCTGGCACGTACAAATTTTCGGTTAGAAATACATTCGCATTGGAGCGAATGTAATTCATTTGAGCTTTCGGCCAACGTTCCATATGCTTCCGGCCAACGACAAGTACAGTCTTATTACGATCCACGAAATGTTTGACGACACTGGCCAGctgaaacgattttatttgttcagTGTCCACTACTTGcaattttaatgttgtttACCATAGTCGCCTGAGCCGTATGATTGGAAGCGTGTGCCAAGAACGCTGTATTCAGTCCATCAATGACGCAATCATACGGCATCGTTCTGTCGATAAATGCATTGAATGCCTCCAGTTCTTGTGGTGTTGATTTAGTAAAAACGTTGTGTCCAATCAAGGCCTTGTCGAGGAAGTGGATTCTTAAACTGTTGAATTCGTCGTCGGTTACATCGGCACCACGGAGCCGCTTGCGACATGCATGACATTTTCCTCTGAAACATCACAAGTGACATAATGCTTTCCACACGTTCAAggatttcgaaaaatttactGTTTGCTAACAGTGGTAAAGTGACAGCTATGGTTAAATCTGAGGAAGACACGCTGGATCTCATTTACCACTTTCGTCGAAACCAATATTTGTTTGTCTCCGATGAACGTCAACAATTTGTTGATCCTTTCCGTGAATGAACTTTCATCCTTCTCACAATAGCCAATGTAGGTTGTGAACACTTCGTTGTCAAGAACAGTGCATTCGGTAGCCATAACATTTAGTAAATTCCACACAAGATGTTCGTCCTCCTCGTGAATGGCTCGTTGAACAACAGCACTATATGCAATCATTGATGGTTTTGAAtagattttaattgaatctaAAACTTCTAGAGATTTACGCCAATCGGCAGTTAACACGAGACCCTGAACAACAGCTGAACCTAAGTTAGCGTCAAAAACTTGATACTTTTCGAGGAAATATTGGTACCTGCAAAGAAATATCAGTTAGCCTGATTGTACTGATTGTTCATTGCGTTGTCAGGGTTGTCAGTCACTAACAAGTCAATGATCTCCTGTTGATCCTTAGCAGTTATCTCTGTTCCATGTTTGTTTGCTCTGTAATAGAGTTTCAGAAGGTTCACCAATGTGCCCATTTTCAGCTCCTGACCGGATTGTTTCAAATAATCTACGTATGACTTTCCAACGTGTAACTGGTTAGGAagacaattttctaaaatagtTTGGTCAACGTTAATCGTTGACCGTTTGGGCACATACTGCAAAACTTTTTCTCTTAGGTCATGccattcatttgttgtcagCTTGTTATTTTGGTCCAGTGTTTGTCGGATTACAGAGTGCTCCACCGTACCTTCCTTAAATAGGTTGCTCGCATAGCGAACATTGATGGGCCTTACGAAACACTTTACAAACTTGTACGATTTGAGCATTTTTATGAGGGAAAACGAACTTAAGTTgcaagattttttgaaaattgtaatgaCAGTTGAATGACAGCAAGAACATATGGTACATGGGTAAAGTCGGTAAAGTAGATCCATTATATTTAAAGACATACATGAACTGTCATGGATTAATGGCGGGCTATTCAAATATTCAGTACTAATCTAGCTGAATTTACTAATAACACAACCGCTGTAGAGGAAGCCGTAGGGACGAGTATGTCGAGAGAGTTTGCAAGTTTTAATCGACGTGGAATTATCTACGGTCGGGtgaatttgtcgatttttgtcGAGTCTGTTGAAATACTGTAATATCTAACTGGTCGTATGGCCAACGTAGTTAAGACTGTATTGTTCGATCCATAGAGTTCTACTCGAGAGTTGGCAAGATGGCGCTTTTCTATGGAAATGCTAGTTCTAAGAGGAAACCAGCATTTTGGGTGCTGATGCTCCTTAAAACAGCATTCTGTGCGGCCAGTAGCCATTTTTCTTAGCAAAGTTGTGTTGTGTTGctgatttaatatttttttgtttatgttttgtgcataattttgtttattattttgtggTTTTTGTATTAGTGATATTAGTGAAACGATCAGTGCAAATTTAGATGCAACTTTTGTTATGTTTATAAATGTTCATTTTCACATTGAACAGTTGACCGGCGAGgacaaattaatcaaaattgatccaacagaatgaatgaatgaacttatccattttaaacgaaattaaattttttcgctTGATTACGCTGCaatctttttattaaaaacatttttgttttgtgcatcacatcaaaacaaaatattttacatgacgTGTCAGGTATGACAATTTGACATACAAGTCAGGGTTACTAAATATTTCAAGAATAGGGTTGTCCATGTACAGGCCACAAGGGTAGATGATAAAACGACAAAACGCCATCTCGCCAACTCTCGAGTCTAACTCTATGGTTCGATCTATATAAGAGAACAAAATAAACGTCACTGTCGTACCAAGCATTCAACTAAAAGGCTGTGTTTTGCTGTGAACTCCGCGAACTCTGCTGGATCCAAGTTTATTACTGTCTAACCCCTCCAAAATCGTGTTCTTTGCAAAATCTCGGCTTCTTAatatcaaaatacaaaaaataaaaatgtaactgGCAACAGGTATTGATGATAAGCTTCCACGATCCATACTTTGTGGAAAATAcagtttttctgatttttctttcgaGAACTCATCAGTTACATGGCCAATCTTGAAATCAGGATAAACAGGTGACTGATCGTTCTCTCAGCGAGTCTCCACTTGAATCAGGGGACTAGACCATAGCTCAGATGTGAAGTCTGCGTTCTGCATTTGACATTCTACAGTTTTAtatgtttgttaaaaataactgTAGTAAATCGTCCAAAAACACGTTACACACCCTTGTAAGCGCAACCTTGGTCTGAGGGATTTATGATGACACTTTGATGTGGCACCACTAAACTGCCATAtcgacattttattaaaaacaaaagaaaaatttgtttaacattttccCAAGCAATTGAATAGGAATTACGAACGCTTACACCATTATACCATTAAATTGTTCATTAGAGTACCCGATTGAATCGATCGAAATGTAGGCGCTGTGATCATTTCAACCTAAGCGATTGTATGATTTTCTTGTGTACTTGTCCACAGCTCGACATAACCTT
This DNA window, taken from Bradysia coprophila strain Holo2 unplaced genomic scaffold, BU_Bcop_v1 contig_151, whole genome shotgun sequence, encodes the following:
- the LOC119074920 gene encoding mitochondrial ribonuclease P catalytic subunit; translation: MLKSYKFVKCFVRPINVRYASNLFKEGTVEHSVIRQTLDQNNKLTTNEWHDLREKVLQYVPKRSTINVDQTILENCLPNQLHVGKSYVDYLKQSGQELKMGTLVNLLKLYYRANKHGTEITAKDQQEIIDLYQYFLEKYQVFDANLGSAVVQGLVLTADWRKSLEVLDSIKIYSKPSMIAYSAVVQRAIHEEDEHLVWNLLNVMATECTVLDNEVFTTYIGYCEKDESSFTERINKLLTFIGDKQILVSTKVVNEIQRVFLRFNHSCHFTTVSKQGKCHACRKRLRGADVTDDEFNSLRIHFLDKALIGHNVFTKSTPQELEAFNAFIDRTMPYDCVIDGLNTAFLAHASNHTAQATMLASVVKHFVDRNKTVLVVGRKHMERWPKAQMNYIRSNANVFLTENLSTDDPFFLYSALKSGPNTDFVTRDLIRDHAFKMDDKLKIVFRRWQQQHQYMVKFVNDGGRVGFEDRIDFDMNAQQVDEGGWHIPFEDSSHCTFHQTYFELRKNWLCVSTN